In Acaryochloris marina S15, a single genomic region encodes these proteins:
- the purF gene encoding amidophosphoribosyltransferase gives MFPAASVPSSPTGNDPVDPHLSAESWSDDKPEEACGVFGVFAPGIEAVKLAYFGLYALQHRGQESAGIATYTTDGQIHSYKNMGLVSQVFSEPILNDLPGYIAVGHTRYSTTGSSRVANAQPVVVETSQGSLALAHNGNLVNTVAFREKLLAKNCPLETTTDSEVIAYAISEAIKTGKDWHQSAISACQQSEGAFSLVIGTPTGILGIRDPQGIRPLVLGTIENEDNPDKPHYVLASETCALDIIGATHVREIEPGEIVHITADGITSETWAAKPERKLCIFEMIYFARPDSHMKGESLYSYRLRLGHHLGKESPIDADMVIAVPDSGVPAAIGYSQASGIPYAEGLIKNRYVGRTFIQPTQAMREIGIRMKLNPLRDVLEGKRIIIVDDSIVRGTTSYKIVRALREAGATEVHMRVSSPPVTHPCFYGIDTDDQDQLIAATTSTSDIAKKIGVDSLNYLSWEGMLAATGRNPENYCSACFTGDYPISIPEPLKRTKLMLEKA, from the coding sequence ATGTTTCCTGCTGCTTCTGTTCCATCGAGTCCAACTGGTAACGATCCTGTTGATCCCCACCTTTCTGCTGAATCGTGGTCAGACGACAAACCAGAAGAAGCTTGCGGGGTGTTTGGCGTATTTGCGCCGGGCATAGAAGCCGTAAAGCTCGCTTACTTTGGTCTCTATGCACTCCAACATCGGGGTCAAGAATCAGCTGGAATTGCCACCTACACAACGGATGGCCAAATTCACTCCTATAAAAATATGGGTTTGGTGTCCCAAGTCTTTTCAGAACCAATTTTGAATGACTTACCGGGTTATATTGCCGTTGGTCATACCCGCTACTCCACCACCGGATCGAGTCGGGTCGCCAATGCCCAACCCGTAGTAGTTGAAACGTCCCAAGGCTCCCTAGCACTAGCCCATAATGGCAATCTGGTTAACACCGTCGCTTTTCGAGAAAAGTTACTGGCCAAAAACTGCCCCCTAGAAACCACCACAGATTCTGAGGTGATTGCCTATGCCATTAGTGAAGCGATCAAAACTGGTAAGGATTGGCATCAAAGTGCGATCTCAGCTTGTCAACAAAGTGAAGGGGCGTTCAGTCTAGTCATCGGCACCCCCACAGGCATTCTCGGGATTCGTGACCCCCAAGGGATTCGCCCCTTAGTTCTGGGCACCATTGAGAATGAAGATAACCCCGACAAGCCCCATTACGTCCTCGCCTCCGAAACTTGTGCCCTAGATATTATCGGAGCCACCCATGTTCGTGAGATTGAGCCCGGTGAGATTGTCCATATCACCGCTGACGGTATAACCTCAGAGACTTGGGCCGCTAAACCAGAGCGGAAGTTGTGCATCTTTGAGATGATTTACTTTGCTCGCCCTGACAGCCATATGAAAGGCGAAAGTCTCTATAGCTATCGCTTGCGCCTCGGTCACCATCTCGGCAAAGAATCTCCCATCGATGCAGATATGGTGATTGCGGTTCCCGATTCTGGTGTTCCTGCAGCCATTGGATATTCCCAAGCCAGCGGCATTCCCTATGCAGAAGGCTTAATTAAAAATCGCTATGTGGGCCGAACCTTCATTCAACCCACCCAAGCCATGCGCGAAATTGGCATTCGTATGAAGCTCAATCCGCTGCGGGATGTTCTGGAAGGAAAGCGGATTATCATTGTCGATGATTCGATTGTCCGAGGTACGACGAGCTACAAAATCGTCCGCGCCCTCCGAGAAGCAGGCGCCACAGAAGTCCATATGCGGGTCTCTTCCCCCCCCGTCACCCATCCCTGCTTTTATGGCATTGACACCGATGATCAAGATCAGCTGATTGCAGCTACAACCTCCACTTCAGACATTGCTAAAAAAATTGGGGTTGATTCCCTCAACTATCTCAGTTGGGAAGGCATGTTAGCCGCAACAGGCCGTAATCCTGAAAATTATTGCTCAGCCTGCTTTACAGGGGATTATCCCATCTCCATTCCTGAACCTCTCAAACGCACAAAGCTGATGTTGGAAAAAGCTTAA
- the purL gene encoding phosphoribosylformylglycinamidine synthase subunit PurL, with protein MASPGSSPFSPKEIAAEGLKPEEYDDIVQRLGRHPNRAELGMFGVMWSEHCCYKNSRSLLSQFPTEGKHVLVGPGENAGVVDLGNGLQLAFKVESHNHPSAVEPFQGAATGVGGILRDIFTMGARPIAVLNSLRFGDLDDARTRRLFSGVVAGIAHYGNCVGVPTVGGEVYFDPAYNGNPLVNAMAMGLMETSEIVKAGAAGVGNPVLYVGSTTGRDGMGGASFASAELDATSEVEDRPAVQVGDPFLEKSLIEACLEAFQTGAVVAAQDMGAAGLTCSTAEMAEKGGVGIDLDLDLIPNRETGMVPYEYLLSESQERMLFVAEKGREQELIDIFHRWGLQAVVAGSVIADPIVKIRFQGEVAAEIPATALSDNTPIYKHEVLAEPPEYVQKAREWSCDRIPNCTAEGIELQGQQHSWSDILLQLLQVPTIASKRWVYRQYDHQVQNNTVVLPGDADATIVRLRPVVNQETPDPDVDTQTAVAATIDCNSRYVYLDPYEGAKMTVAEAARNLSCVGAEPIAVTDNLNFGSPEKPVGYWQLAEACRGLSDACRHLSTPVTGGNVSLYNETFDAEGQPQPIYPTPVIGMVGLVPDLTKTCLQGWQAEGDLIYLLGILIEAPSDLVTLGGTEYLASIHHQVAGEPPHADLDLEAQVQATCRHGIQQGWLHSAHDSAEGGIAVALAESCISGKRGAEIQVPTGSNRWDQILFGEGGARIIVSVSTTHQAAWESYLQEHLPQYWQQIGTVTTPNSELTLTTNVHQTLIKVRIEEATQRWSQAIESKLA; from the coding sequence ATGGCAAGCCCTGGATCTTCTCCTTTTTCCCCTAAAGAAATTGCTGCTGAAGGGCTAAAGCCCGAAGAATACGACGATATTGTTCAGCGCTTGGGCCGTCATCCTAATCGAGCCGAACTCGGTATGTTTGGTGTCATGTGGTCCGAGCATTGCTGCTATAAGAATTCGCGGTCCTTACTCTCGCAATTTCCCACAGAAGGAAAGCATGTCTTAGTAGGGCCAGGTGAAAATGCTGGAGTCGTGGATTTAGGCAATGGCCTACAGCTTGCTTTTAAAGTAGAGTCCCACAACCATCCCTCTGCCGTTGAGCCCTTTCAGGGTGCGGCAACTGGAGTAGGGGGGATTTTACGGGATATCTTCACCATGGGCGCCCGCCCTATTGCCGTACTTAATTCCCTCCGATTCGGCGATCTAGATGATGCCCGCACCCGCCGCTTATTTAGTGGGGTAGTCGCCGGAATTGCTCACTATGGCAACTGCGTCGGTGTGCCGACCGTTGGTGGTGAGGTGTATTTTGACCCCGCTTATAACGGCAATCCTTTGGTCAATGCCATGGCCATGGGGCTGATGGAAACCTCAGAGATTGTCAAAGCAGGAGCAGCTGGTGTGGGCAATCCAGTGCTTTATGTTGGCTCTACTACTGGGAGAGACGGCATGGGTGGGGCCAGCTTTGCCAGTGCAGAACTGGATGCCACCTCTGAAGTAGAAGATCGTCCTGCCGTTCAGGTGGGCGACCCCTTTTTAGAAAAATCTTTAATTGAAGCCTGTCTAGAAGCCTTCCAAACAGGGGCTGTCGTCGCTGCTCAAGATATGGGAGCCGCTGGCCTCACCTGTTCTACCGCCGAAATGGCGGAAAAAGGTGGCGTGGGCATTGATCTAGATTTAGATCTGATTCCCAATCGGGAAACGGGGATGGTGCCCTACGAGTATTTGCTCTCCGAATCCCAGGAGCGAATGTTGTTTGTAGCGGAAAAAGGCCGGGAACAGGAGCTGATTGATATCTTCCATCGTTGGGGACTACAGGCGGTTGTCGCCGGTTCGGTAATCGCCGATCCGATTGTGAAGATCCGGTTTCAGGGAGAAGTGGCAGCGGAAATTCCCGCTACGGCCTTATCAGACAATACGCCGATTTATAAGCATGAGGTTTTGGCAGAACCGCCTGAGTATGTACAGAAAGCACGGGAGTGGAGTTGCGATCGCATCCCCAATTGCACCGCCGAAGGCATCGAGCTTCAAGGCCAGCAACACTCCTGGTCAGACATTCTCCTACAGCTCTTACAAGTACCAACGATTGCCAGCAAACGCTGGGTGTATCGCCAATACGATCATCAGGTGCAAAATAACACCGTCGTCTTGCCCGGTGATGCGGACGCCACCATCGTGCGCCTCCGTCCTGTCGTCAATCAAGAAACCCCCGATCCAGACGTAGACACTCAAACTGCCGTCGCCGCCACCATCGACTGCAACTCTCGCTATGTCTATTTAGATCCCTACGAAGGGGCCAAGATGACCGTAGCAGAAGCCGCTCGAAATTTAAGTTGTGTCGGAGCAGAACCCATTGCCGTCACCGATAATCTCAACTTTGGCAGCCCAGAAAAACCCGTTGGCTATTGGCAATTGGCAGAAGCTTGCCGGGGACTTTCAGACGCCTGTCGCCATCTCAGCACTCCAGTGACTGGCGGCAACGTGTCCCTCTACAACGAGACCTTTGATGCCGAGGGTCAACCTCAGCCTATCTATCCCACTCCTGTGATTGGCATGGTGGGTTTAGTCCCCGATCTCACCAAAACCTGTCTCCAAGGTTGGCAAGCAGAAGGTGATCTAATTTATTTACTGGGGATTCTCATCGAAGCCCCAAGTGACCTCGTCACCTTAGGAGGCACTGAATATTTAGCCAGCATTCATCATCAGGTCGCGGGTGAACCCCCCCATGCTGATTTAGATCTAGAAGCCCAAGTCCAAGCCACTTGCCGTCACGGCATTCAACAGGGCTGGCTCCACTCTGCCCATGACAGTGCAGAGGGAGGGATCGCCGTGGCTCTAGCCGAATCTTGCATCAGTGGAAAACGAGGCGCTGAGATTCAGGTTCCTACCGGTTCAAACCGCTGGGATCAGATCTTATTTGGAGAAGGGGGGGCCAGGATTATCGTTTCTGTGAGCACAACTCATCAAGCCGCCTGGGAATCCTATTTACAAGAACATCTGCCTCAGTATTGGCAACAGATAGGAACAGTCACCACCCCCAATTCAGAGCTCACCCTCACAACAAATGTTCACCAAACCTTAATCAAGGTTAGGATTGAGGAGGCCACTCAACGATGGTCTCAAGCCATTGAGTCCAAGCTAGCGTAA